The DNA sequence AAGCCACCCCGATGGAAAACTCCCCCGTCCACTCGGCCTCCCAGTAAAACCTAAACCCCGACAGAGGCTCCTTGCACAACACCTGCGAGAACCCATCGAAACGCTCGGGGTGATCCGGGTAAAAGTGGACCGTTTTCTTCCGCGTGACCTTCTGGTTGCCGTCTGACATGACCAGCTCTTTGTAGGCAGTgtttgggtcaaaggtcatcttgCAGGAGTCTGAATAAAGAGCCAAATAAGCAGGTTTTTTATGACCAATATTTAATGTATCCATGCAACATTCCTgtattctcttttcttttctccttttataCTCACATCGTAGGAAGTCCGCCCTCGTTTTCGGCTCCTGAAGATCAGCTCTTGAGGGAACTGAAGAAACACGGTCATTATAGTCAGATATAAGAACGCTGACTTTCATGTTAATGCACATTTACACAACGCTTCGTTTACCTTTCAGTCGTTTGTCTCCGTTTCTTGGTAAAAGTATGTACACGGGGGTTTCGTTAACTGTGTGGACGATACAATTACAGATGTGTGCAAAGCACGTGGAATACCAGATGTATTGAGTCTCATCTGCGTGACACAAACCTGTCTTGGAAATTTTGCTCAGTTCTTTCTTGCAGATGTCATCCAGATGTTCCTTCATGTCTATGGCCGTCTTGCTCATCTCGCCGAAGGAAAACTGAGGGTTGATTAGAACTTTGGGCACCATGGCTTCGGGAGGAACGCACAAGGTGGGAAAATTCTGGACGCGCAGAACAAAAAGGAATGAAACACTCCGATGTGAAGGCAAACGTACCGTTTCGCCTCGCCCGCGGGCACCTGCAGGAAGTGGATGttgtcttctgtctccaggATCTGCCGCAGCTCCGCGTCTCGCCGCTGCAGCTCCATTATCTCCTGCTCCAGGCGCTCCACGTAGCCGTCGGCCTGCCCCATCGCCGCCTGCATGTTGGCCATTATCATCTGGTTGATTTCAGCCTTCCAGCGCTCCACCGCCTGCAGCATCTCGTGGAAGGTCTTATCGCTTTCTGCCTGCGCTCGCTGGGCGCCGCTCTACGGGGCAAAAAATCCATTTATCCACAGGTTTCCAAGGGTGACATCCGACGTCATGTGACCCTGATGTCTGCGGTCTTACTTTTAATACGTCCACGTTGTgtttgagctcctgcagctccttcatccTCTCTTGAATGATGTACTGGACTTCAGACTGTGTGACCACCAAGATTTTCTAGCGAAACAAGATATTCGTTTATCCCAGAACAAGATAAAAGGATCCGTGGATCTGTAAATCCACAAATGACCCCCTccgttaaaaaaataaattccattgAGAGACAAGAAACGACTTTCGACCTTCAGACTCACTTGCTTTTCGATCCGCTCTTCCTCCGCTGAGGCGATGTTGTGGCCGCGGTGCTCTCTGACAGTGCACAGCACACAGATGCACATCTGGTCGGAGCGACAGAAGAGCTCCAGGCCTTTCTCGTGGTGGGGGCAGATCTTCCTGTCCAGATGACCGGTCTCGTCCACCAGCTTGTGTCTCTTGAAGGTGGAGGACTCGTAATGCGGCTTGACGTGGGTTTCGCAGTAGTAGGCCAGGCACATCAGGCACGACTTGACCGCTTTATTGCGGCGACCCACGCAGAAGTCGCAGTAGGACTCGCGGTGCATGTAGGGAAACGGCATGAGCTCCGGAAGCTGGCGCCGCGGCTCGTGGTTCACGTCGGGCAGATTGCGTCGCAGCACGGGCCGTGGCGTGAAGGTCGCGCGGCACTGCGGACAACTGTACACCCCCATGTGGTCAAACTGGTCCCAGTAGATCTTGATGCACTCCAGGCAGTAGGTGTCTCCACAAGGAATGGTGACCGGATCTCGGAGCGCATCGGCACAGAGGGGGCAGTAAAGCTCCGGTGGTGAAGGAAAACTCGACTCCGCCATGTTGCCTTTAGGTGGAAATGATCGATCGATATTTGTGATGCTCGACGTGCGACGATCCTGAAGGTCCTTTCCAGACTAGAGGCGACGAGGGCGGTGATATTTAAAGGCAAGCTTTGTTTTGACTGTCAATAAAAGATCTGAGTGAAACTACAGGTGCTAAAATCTGCAACCATATAGGAATTTGTCCACCGAGCAGGAACTTCAGGTAAACATTACGTAAGGTTAAGTTACTACCCCAAACACCAGTCTGTCTGTTTTCAACACCCACGCCACCCAGCATTTAACTGGGATTTAGCATAAAGTGTTAGCATTTAACAGTATTACGCTATATCTATGACTGTGCCATCACGGGTTTGTGACTTTCCATTGTTTAAGACCCGTTGCCCCTGACAACCGTCGTTTTGGCTGTGGGTTGCTTTA is a window from the Takifugu rubripes chromosome 17, fTakRub1.2, whole genome shotgun sequence genome containing:
- the ftr84 gene encoding tripartite motif-containing protein 16 — translated: MAESSFPSPPELYCPLCADALRDPVTIPCGDTYCLECIKIYWDQFDHMGVYSCPQCRATFTPRPVLRRNLPDVNHEPRRQLPELMPFPYMHRESYCDFCVGRRNKAVKSCLMCLAYYCETHVKPHYESSTFKRHKLVDETGHLDRKICPHHEKGLELFCRSDQMCICVLCTVREHRGHNIASAEEERIEKQKILVVTQSEVQYIIQERMKELQELKHNVDVLKSGAQRAQAESDKTFHEMLQAVERWKAEINQMIMANMQAAMGQADGYVERLEQEIMELQRRDAELRQILETEDNIHFLQNFPTLCVPPEAMVPKVLINPQFSFGEMSKTAIDMKEHLDDICKKELSKISKTVNETPVYILLPRNGDKRLKVPSRADLQEPKTRADFLRYSCKMTFDPNTAYKELVMSDGNQKVTRKKTVHFYPDHPERFDGFSQVLCKEPLSGFRFYWEAEWTGEFSIGVAYRSISRKGKNSHSLLGYNDKSWSLLCSDSGYSAWHSKVDRDLPDAPRATRIGVYLDYAGNTVAFYAVKENMELIHKFKAQFSEPLYAGFGVGSSVTLCQLRQSHTPY